A single region of the Penaeus monodon isolate SGIC_2016 chromosome 18, NSTDA_Pmon_1, whole genome shotgun sequence genome encodes:
- the LOC119584350 gene encoding protein kinase C-binding protein NELL2-like isoform X1: MKVTLVQVLAVTLTLTLASPDCEPTPSCCPLNDAVLGELKRSQEQCFENDSHLTNIFTAMQDMKRATETIAEQLAAMSQKVDSIERRIEVLETKNTNLAENLTMMITDVDECAAGTHYCHHSATCSNTAGSYLCVCKDGFEGDGVRCYETDECVLGTHNCDVNALCINTVGSYRCACNRGFIGDGANCTDINECASRSDLCAPGVTCVNTPGSYHCTCEDCEARLLDHLCPPPFRRLGEECYHVLKDLHSWHTAAEECRRFGKRHGIARPVSVAEPQDIRALQTTILNRSLRGAWLGARWDAGTRDWRWASGAKVEGDATALLYSAGGSGRHAEFCMACTKHRCPSPQHCYDFLSVVCEVG, encoded by the exons ATGAAGGTCACCCTTGTGCAGGTTCTTGCTGTGACCTTGACCCTGACCTTGGCTTCTCCGGACTGCGAGCCGACCCCTTCCTGCTGTCCTCTCAACGATGCCGTCCTGGGCGAGCTGAAGCGGTCGCAGGAGCAGTGCTTTG AAAATGACAGCCATTTGACCAACATCTTCACAGCTATGCAAGATATGAAACGAGCGACAGAAACTATAGCTGAGCAGCTGGCAG CCATGTCTCAGAAGGTTGACAGCATAGAAAGAAGAATCGAAGTGTTAGAAACGAAGAACACAAACCTTGCAGAAAATTTAACAATGATGATTACAG ATGTCGACGAGTGCGCAGCTGGCACCCACTACTGCCACCACAGTGCCACATGCAGTAACACCGCCGGCAGTTATCTGTGCGTTTGTAAAGACGGTTTCGAAGGAGACGGAGTGCGATGCTACG AGACGGATGAGTGTGTTCTCGGGACACACAACTGCGACGTGAATGCGCTATGTATCAACACGGTGGGGAGTTATAGGTGTGCCTGCAACCGGGGATTTATAGGGGACGGGGCCAACTGCACAG ATATTAACGAGTGTGCGAGCAGAAGCGACCTCTGTGCCCCTGGGGTGACCTGCGTTAACACACCGGGTAGTTACCACTGTACTTGCGAGGACTGCGAAG CTCGCCTCCTCGATCACCTCTGCCCCCCGCCCTTCCGTCGCCTGGGAGAGGAGTGCTACCACGTCCTCAAGGATCTCCACAGCTGGCACACCGCGGCCGAGGAGTGCAGGCGGTTCGG GAAGCGACACGGCATCGCGCGGCCCGTGAGCGTTGCCGAACCTCAGGACATCCGGGCACTCCAGACCACGATTCTGAACAGGT cCCTCCGCGGGGCCTGGCTGGGAGCCCGCTGGGACGCCGGGACGAGAGACTGGCGCTGGGCATCGGGTGCCAAGGTCGAGGGGGATGCCACGGCACTCCTGTACAGCgcgggggggagcgggaggcATGCTGAGTTCTGCATGGCGTGTACCAAGCATCGGTGTCCCTCCCCTCAGCACTGCTATGATTTCCTGTCCGTTGTGTGCgaggtggggtag
- the LOC119584350 gene encoding pro-epidermal growth factor-like isoform X2, with protein MKVTLVQVLAVTLTLTLASPDCEPTPSCCPLNDAVLGELKRSQEQCFAMSQKVDSIERRIEVLETKNTNLAENLTMMITDVDECAAGTHYCHHSATCSNTAGSYLCVCKDGFEGDGVRCYETDECVLGTHNCDVNALCINTVGSYRCACNRGFIGDGANCTDINECASRSDLCAPGVTCVNTPGSYHCTCEDCEARLLDHLCPPPFRRLGEECYHVLKDLHSWHTAAEECRRFGKRHGIARPVSVAEPQDIRALQTTILNRSLRGAWLGARWDAGTRDWRWASGAKVEGDATALLYSAGGSGRHAEFCMACTKHRCPSPQHCYDFLSVVCEVG; from the exons ATGAAGGTCACCCTTGTGCAGGTTCTTGCTGTGACCTTGACCCTGACCTTGGCTTCTCCGGACTGCGAGCCGACCCCTTCCTGCTGTCCTCTCAACGATGCCGTCCTGGGCGAGCTGAAGCGGTCGCAGGAGCAGTGCTTTG CCATGTCTCAGAAGGTTGACAGCATAGAAAGAAGAATCGAAGTGTTAGAAACGAAGAACACAAACCTTGCAGAAAATTTAACAATGATGATTACAG ATGTCGACGAGTGCGCAGCTGGCACCCACTACTGCCACCACAGTGCCACATGCAGTAACACCGCCGGCAGTTATCTGTGCGTTTGTAAAGACGGTTTCGAAGGAGACGGAGTGCGATGCTACG AGACGGATGAGTGTGTTCTCGGGACACACAACTGCGACGTGAATGCGCTATGTATCAACACGGTGGGGAGTTATAGGTGTGCCTGCAACCGGGGATTTATAGGGGACGGGGCCAACTGCACAG ATATTAACGAGTGTGCGAGCAGAAGCGACCTCTGTGCCCCTGGGGTGACCTGCGTTAACACACCGGGTAGTTACCACTGTACTTGCGAGGACTGCGAAG CTCGCCTCCTCGATCACCTCTGCCCCCCGCCCTTCCGTCGCCTGGGAGAGGAGTGCTACCACGTCCTCAAGGATCTCCACAGCTGGCACACCGCGGCCGAGGAGTGCAGGCGGTTCGG GAAGCGACACGGCATCGCGCGGCCCGTGAGCGTTGCCGAACCTCAGGACATCCGGGCACTCCAGACCACGATTCTGAACAGGT cCCTCCGCGGGGCCTGGCTGGGAGCCCGCTGGGACGCCGGGACGAGAGACTGGCGCTGGGCATCGGGTGCCAAGGTCGAGGGGGATGCCACGGCACTCCTGTACAGCgcgggggggagcgggaggcATGCTGAGTTCTGCATGGCGTGTACCAAGCATCGGTGTCCCTCCCCTCAGCACTGCTATGATTTCCTGTCCGTTGTGTGCgaggtggggtag